In Oryzias melastigma strain HK-1 linkage group LG10, ASM292280v2, whole genome shotgun sequence, a single window of DNA contains:
- the clcf1 gene encoding uncharacterized protein clcf1 has translation MKMKCFKGVNHLLALLLAAAAAWSVDAFHSLASERKSIESTYELTKYLEYQLKEIKDVYLTYLGPPFNEKDFSPPRPNSTALSQASAATQLEQWHGLENQARLAQNQRAYSILLAAVRELARSTLCPSLKTSLLHFCMGLDGLLGSISALMNTTLGYSSSSHSTNGGNIGAELQSLQKGAGANQPAPLMSHSLYRSRAGSRPESGQRSNPRRSGTKGIKREREDGVRMDLLEKRRGKEERRAEESITGGRSGRLREKGRGRREKREEPGSKAAGEEEAEERTGEVEKWGRRRRLLSVDKEEEEQESHPLFKVEVSYQESGGTTNQQKGKNQFSFNLNSHHLDTVREEDGFIFERNKGLLLEDKRKTDTGVFLSSFHHQQHRPPRSIFSPTLQPPLSTLSLLYQYGIDEGHTLLPQTVPLSLQRGTSLLSPPLSPLFPSSSTSASSSLLSVQPTMNDFARKVEGFWILRELQSWLWRSAKDFNRLKRRLRG, from the exons ATGAAAATGAAGTGCTTCAAAGGAG tcaATCACCTGCTGGCGTTGCTActggctgctgctgcggcgTGGAGCGTGGACGCTTTTCACAGCCTGGCCAGTGAGAGGAAATCCATAGAGAGCACGTACGAGCTGACCAAATACTTGGAGTACCAGCTTAAGGAAATTAAAGATGTATAt CTGACCTATCTTGGCCCTCCGTTTAATGAGAAGGACTTCTCTCCTCCACGGCCGAACAGCACAGCTCTGAGTCAGGCCAGTGCTGCCACTCAGCTGGAGCAGTGGCACGGCCTGGAGAACCAGGCCCGGCTTGCCCAGAACCAGAGGGCTTACTCTATCTTGTTGGCAGCTGTCAGAGAGCTGGCCCGCTCCACTCTCTGTCCATCGCTCAAGACCTCCCTGTTGCACTTCTGCATGGGCCTGGATGGACTTCTGGGCTCAATTTCTGCACTGATGAACACCACACTTGGCTATTCATCATCTTCTCACTCTACAAATGGTGGAAATATTGGTGCTGAGCTGCAATCCTTGCAGAAGGGCGCAGGAGCCAACCAACCAGCGCCACTCATGAGCCACAGTCTGTACAGATCAAGAGCAGGCTCCAGACCAGAGTCTGGTCAACGAAGCAATCCCAGAAGGAGTGGGACGAAAGGGATTAAACGAGAGCGGGAAGATGGAGTCAGAATGGACCTGCTGGAAAAAAGGAgaggaaaagaggaaagaagAGCAGAGGAGAGCATCACAGGAGGAAGGAGTGGTCGACTGAGAGagaaaggaagaggaagaagagagaAGAGGGAAGAGCCTGGGAGCAAAGCAGCAGGTGAGGAGGAAGCCGAGGAGCGAACTGGAGAGGTGGAAAAATGGGGGAGGAGAAGAAGGCTTCTGAGCGTTGATaaggaggaagaagaacaaGAAAGTCATCCTTTATTCAAGGTTGAAGTATCATATCAAGAATCAGGTGGGACAACAAACCAGCAAAAAGGCAAGAATCAGTTTAGCTTCAACCTGAATTCACACCACCTGGACACCGTCAGGGAGGAAGATGGATTTATCTTTGAAAGAAACAAGGGGTTACTGCTGGAGGACAAGAGGAAAACAGACACAGGTGTCTTCTTGTCCTCCTTCCATCATCAGCAGCATCGACCCCCTCGCTCCATCTTCTCTCCGACCCTGCAACCTCCTCTTTCCACCCTGTCTCTCCTGTACCAGTATGGAATTGATGAGGGTCACACTCTCCTCCCCCAGACTGTCCCTCTTTCTTTACAAAGGGGCACCTCCCTTCTTTCACCTCCGTTGAGCCCCCTCTTCCCTTCCTCCAGCACCTCAGCCTCCTCTTCGCTCCTGTCCGTGCAGCCAACCATGAACGACTTTGCCAGAAAGGTTGAAGGCTTCTGGATACTGCGAGAGCTGCAGAGCTGGCTGTGGCGATCGGCGAAGGACTTCAATCGCCTCAAGAGGAGACTCAGAGGCTGA